TACCAGATGCCCGTGGCCTCGGTGTCGGAGACGAAGTCGATCTCGGGGGTGTGGACCTGGTGGATCGTCACGAGGTCGCGCATCGACGTCCGCAGGAAGTCGATGATCGCGTCGCGCGGCGCGAACGCGTACTTCCCGCCGTCGTACTCGGCGCAGGCGTCCTCGGTGAAGCAGGTGGCGAGGCCGTCGTAGTCCTTCGTGTCGACGCAGCGCTGATAGCGCGCCTTGAGGCGCGCGATGGCGTCGGTCTCGACGAGTCTTCGCAGGTCGTCCACGCGGGCTCCGTCCGTCGGCGCGCCGTTCGGGGCGCGCGCGGGCGCAGCCTAGCGGATCCGGAGCGCCGCCCGGGAGCGGGTGCGCAGCGTCAGACCATGCGGATGCGGGGCGGGCTCGCGGCCGCGACGAGCGCGTCGCGCTGCGCGCCGTCGTACGGATGGATCGCGTAGCCGAAGCCGAGCGCGACGCGCACCGGACGGTTCAGCGTCTCGTCCTTCGCGACCGCGTCGGCGACCGCGCGCGCGAGCGTGTAGACACGGTCGCCCGGCGCCGAGCCGGGCTCCGGCAGCAGGATCTCGAACACGGCTTCGGAGCGGCGGCCGACGACGTCGAAGTCGCGCACGCCGCGTCGCAGCGCGTCCGCGACGCGGGCGACGACGCGGCGCGCGAGCGCGTCTCCGCCGGCGGCATGGATCTCGTCGAGGTTCTCGATCGTGCAGATGCACAGGGCGAGGGCCGCGT
This genomic interval from Myxococcota bacterium contains the following:
- a CDS encoding nuclear transport factor 2 family protein → MDDLRRLVETDAIARLKARYQRCVDTKDYDGLATCFTEDACAEYDGGKYAFAPRDAIIDFLRTSMRDLVTIHQVHTPEIDFVSDTEATGIWYLQDIVIAEADGMTQLGAGFYRDEYVKDDGVWRIRKTGYERTFDLWQSHAEVPKWRLRHRWQK